The following coding sequences lie in one Amycolatopsis cihanbeyliensis genomic window:
- a CDS encoding DUF3311 domain-containing protein: MSAGKAGGGGGLRFSPWNLLLLIPFWILITPLYNRADPELFGMPFFYWFQFVGIAIGVLCTVLVYRGTRNKPTTPAPPARDGDVDDLDEGSHG; this comes from the coding sequence ATGTCCGCAGGTAAGGCCGGTGGCGGAGGCGGGCTGCGGTTCAGCCCGTGGAACCTGCTGCTGCTCATCCCGTTCTGGATCCTGATCACGCCGCTGTACAACCGGGCGGATCCCGAGTTGTTCGGCATGCCGTTCTTCTACTGGTTCCAGTTCGTCGGGATCGCGATCGGTGTGCTCTGCACCGTGCTGGTGTACCGCGGGACGCGGAACAAGCCGACCACCCCGGCCCCGCCGGCGCGGGACGGGGACGTGGACGACCTGGACGAGGGGAGCCACGGCTGA
- a CDS encoding ATP-binding protein — protein sequence MDPVRNPFAPGAGQRPPELAGRERELKAFEVVLERVARGRPERSLVLTGLRGVGKTVLLGELRSMAVRRGWGAGKVEARPDAELRRPLSAALHRAIRDLAVRHRAPDRVDEVLAVLKAFALRVNRSDSKMRDRWQPGIDVPAASGRADSGDIEIDLVELFTDVAELAADVGTGVALLIDEIQDLAPDDVSALCAACHELSQSGAPLVVVGAGLPHVPAVLSASKSYSERLFRYMRIDRLDRDHADRAVLAPVEREEAGIAPDALDALFHASGGYPYFIQAYGKAAWDAAPSDPITGEDVRVAAPEAESELAVGFFGSRYERATPAEREYLIAMAELTRGKDESAVTSDVAVYLGRKPSSLSPARDSLMKKGLVYSAERGHIAFTVPHFGNYLLGRGGELE from the coding sequence ATGGACCCCGTACGGAACCCGTTCGCCCCCGGCGCCGGGCAGCGCCCACCGGAGCTGGCCGGCCGCGAGCGCGAGTTGAAGGCCTTCGAGGTGGTGCTGGAACGAGTGGCGCGGGGACGGCCGGAACGCAGCCTGGTGCTCACCGGGCTGCGCGGGGTCGGCAAGACCGTGCTGCTCGGCGAGCTGCGCTCGATGGCGGTGCGCCGGGGCTGGGGCGCGGGCAAGGTGGAGGCGCGACCGGATGCGGAGCTGCGCCGCCCGCTGTCCGCAGCGCTGCACCGGGCGATTCGCGACCTCGCGGTGAGGCACCGGGCACCGGACCGGGTGGACGAGGTGCTCGCCGTGCTCAAGGCGTTCGCGCTGCGGGTCAACCGCTCGGACTCGAAGATGCGGGACAGGTGGCAGCCCGGGATCGACGTGCCCGCGGCCAGCGGAAGGGCCGACTCCGGGGACATCGAGATCGACCTGGTCGAGCTGTTCACCGATGTAGCCGAGCTGGCCGCGGATGTCGGAACCGGGGTCGCCCTGCTGATCGACGAGATCCAGGACCTCGCCCCGGACGACGTGTCGGCGCTGTGCGCGGCCTGCCACGAGCTCTCCCAGTCCGGGGCGCCGCTGGTGGTGGTCGGCGCGGGACTACCGCATGTGCCCGCGGTGCTGTCCGCGTCGAAGTCCTATTCGGAGCGGCTGTTCCGGTACATGCGGATCGACCGGCTGGATCGCGACCACGCGGACCGGGCGGTACTGGCGCCGGTGGAACGGGAGGAGGCGGGGATAGCCCCGGACGCGCTGGACGCGCTGTTCCACGCCTCGGGCGGGTACCCCTACTTCATCCAGGCCTACGGCAAGGCCGCATGGGACGCCGCGCCCTCGGACCCGATCACCGGGGAGGACGTCCGGGTGGCCGCGCCCGAGGCGGAGTCCGAGCTGGCGGTGGGCTTCTTCGGCTCGCGCTACGAGCGGGCCACCCCCGCCGAACGCGAGTACCTGATCGCGATGGCCGAACTGACCAGGGGAAAGGACGAGAGCGCCGTGACCTCGGACGTCGCGGTGTACCTCGGCCGCAAGCCGTCCTCGCTGTCCCCGGCGCGGGACAGCCTGATGAAGAAGGGGCTGGTGTACTCCGCCGAACGCGGGCATATCGCGTTCACCGTCCCGCACTTCGGCAACTACCTGCTCGGCCGCGGTGGGGAGCTTGAGTGA
- a CDS encoding YciI family protein, whose amino-acid sequence MPSYVGFLRNPVKAYTGLSPDEAQRTLDEYLAWNAERERAGTPVSGGGLSRGGRVVRLAGGELTSTDGPHTESSEIVGGYLVLEAADLDQAEKIFGSHPHLAIGSIEVRAIGERGCTD is encoded by the coding sequence ATGCCCAGTTATGTCGGGTTCCTGCGCAACCCGGTCAAGGCCTATACCGGGCTCAGCCCGGACGAGGCACAGCGAACCCTGGACGAGTACCTCGCCTGGAACGCCGAGCGGGAGCGGGCGGGCACCCCGGTTTCCGGCGGCGGGCTTTCCCGTGGCGGCCGGGTGGTTCGCCTTGCCGGGGGCGAGCTGACCTCGACCGACGGCCCGCACACCGAGTCGAGCGAGATCGTCGGCGGGTACCTGGTGCTCGAGGCGGCCGATCTGGACCAGGCGGAAAAGATCTTCGGCAGCCACCCGCACCTGGCGATCGGGTCGATCGAGGTGCGAGCCATCGGCGAGCGGGGCTGCACGGACTGA
- a CDS encoding YciI family protein, with protein sequence MTKYISFAVGGGDDPAWADPERAEQALQAYLAWDERLREQGRMVDGGGLGDEAKVLRKNGEGVVVSNGPFAETQDVVGGYAVFEAESMAEAVELCRDHPHLDFGFIEIRELTLE encoded by the coding sequence ATGACCAAGTACATCAGCTTCGCCGTCGGCGGCGGCGACGACCCGGCGTGGGCCGATCCGGAGCGGGCGGAGCAGGCGTTGCAGGCCTACCTCGCCTGGGACGAGAGGCTGCGCGAGCAGGGCAGGATGGTCGACGGCGGAGGGCTGGGCGACGAGGCGAAGGTACTGCGCAAGAACGGCGAGGGCGTGGTGGTCAGCAACGGGCCGTTCGCCGAGACGCAGGACGTCGTCGGCGGCTACGCCGTGTTCGAGGCGGAGAGCATGGCCGAGGCGGTCGAGCTGTGCCGGGACCACCCGCACCTCGACTTCGGGTTCATCGAGATCAGGGAGCTGACCCTCGAATGA
- a CDS encoding SgcJ/EcaC family oxidoreductase, producing the protein MRKKWQRGIGAVASALVLGVTGSTAAATAEPDAGRTGGHDHDLRQIERLRLQQERAWREHDGAAFAATFTPDGDMVTFNGDHLRTRRGIATGMQYYFDNFIPYNQIRMLDEHLRFAGPDLAFAVRTSCIVPRGERDCRDGSLSTNTNVLTQRHGRWPQESFQNTRKFEVG; encoded by the coding sequence ATGCGCAAGAAGTGGCAACGTGGAATCGGAGCCGTGGCGAGCGCGCTCGTCCTCGGGGTCACCGGCAGCACCGCGGCGGCCACGGCCGAGCCGGACGCGGGGCGAACCGGGGGACACGACCACGACCTGCGGCAGATCGAGCGGCTGCGGCTACAGCAGGAACGGGCCTGGCGCGAGCACGACGGGGCCGCCTTCGCCGCGACCTTCACCCCGGACGGCGACATGGTGACCTTCAACGGCGACCACCTGCGCACCCGCCGCGGTATCGCCACCGGGATGCAGTACTACTTCGACAACTTCATCCCGTACAACCAGATCAGGATGCTGGACGAGCACCTCCGGTTCGCCGGGCCGGACCTGGCGTTCGCGGTGCGCACCTCCTGCATCGTGCCGCGGGGTGAACGGGACTGCCGCGATGGCTCGCTGTCCACCAACACCAACGTGCTCACCCAGCGGCACGGCCGGTGGCCGCAGGAGTCCTTCCAGAACACCAGGAAGTTCGAGGTCGGCTGA
- a CDS encoding DoxX family protein — protein MILRRVARPLLAAIFISGGINALRDAEGHAKAAEPLLDRTVGTETVDAATLVRADAAVKVGAGTALALGRFPRFAAALLLGSLVPTTAAGHPFWEKEDPGERQQQLVHFLKNAGMAGGLLLAVADTGGRPSVGWRARRAARRAGAQAGALADKVR, from the coding sequence GTGATACTTCGTCGAGTGGCCCGCCCGCTGCTTGCGGCCATATTCATCTCCGGCGGTATCAACGCGCTGCGGGACGCCGAGGGGCACGCCAAGGCGGCCGAGCCGTTGCTGGACCGGACCGTCGGCACCGAGACCGTGGACGCGGCGACCCTGGTCCGGGCGGATGCCGCGGTCAAGGTTGGTGCCGGTACCGCGCTGGCGCTCGGCAGGTTCCCCCGGTTCGCCGCCGCGCTGCTGCTGGGCAGCCTGGTGCCCACCACGGCAGCCGGTCACCCGTTCTGGGAGAAGGAGGATCCCGGCGAGCGGCAGCAGCAGCTGGTCCACTTCTTGAAGAACGCGGGCATGGCCGGTGGCCTGCTGCTGGCCGTGGCGGACACCGGCGGCAGGCCCTCGGTGGGCTGGCGGGCCCGCCGGGCCGCGCGCCGGGCGGGCGCGCAGGCCGGCGCGCTCGCCGACAAGGTGCGCTAG
- a CDS encoding glycerophosphodiester phosphodiesterase family protein, which produces MKRKYGRTVLAAVLVTGLLGTGTAQALPRGHLDLQAHRGGIGLTVEGTLAAFAKAMELGVTTLELDIQITADGRDVVTHDRRIDPGKCADTTPVTPGDPDFPYAGEYVRDLTFAQVRTLDCGSRRQPNYPDQELSPGARMPTLAEVFALARRHHAWGMRFNIETKVEAAAPEETAPRTRFVRRAAWEITRSGFARNTTVQSFDWGALMEMRRTAPWLKLVALTQPGFLEVGQPGRSPWLGGLDIDDFGGSPVRAAKSFGAHALSPVHGYPQGGGVTDPDYVPFTTEELVDEAHRAGMRVVPWTVNDKATMHKLIDDGVDGIITDYPDRLREVAADRGFRLPRSYPARR; this is translated from the coding sequence ATGAAACGCAAGTACGGACGCACGGTGCTGGCGGCGGTGCTGGTCACCGGGCTGCTGGGCACCGGGACGGCGCAGGCCCTGCCGCGCGGGCACCTCGACCTCCAGGCGCACCGCGGCGGGATCGGGCTCACCGTGGAAGGCACACTCGCCGCCTTCGCCAAGGCCATGGAGCTGGGTGTGACCACGCTCGAGCTGGATATCCAGATCACCGCCGACGGCCGGGACGTGGTCACCCACGACCGCAGGATCGACCCGGGCAAGTGCGCGGACACCACCCCGGTCACCCCGGGCGACCCGGACTTCCCCTACGCGGGCGAGTACGTCAGGGACCTCACCTTCGCCCAGGTCCGCACGCTGGACTGCGGGTCGCGGCGGCAGCCGAACTACCCGGATCAGGAGCTCTCGCCGGGGGCGAGGATGCCCACCCTGGCCGAGGTGTTCGCGCTGGCACGGCGGCACCACGCCTGGGGGATGCGGTTCAACATCGAGACCAAGGTGGAGGCGGCCGCCCCGGAGGAGACCGCGCCGCGCACCCGGTTCGTCCGCCGCGCGGCCTGGGAGATCACCCGGTCCGGGTTCGCGCGGAACACGACCGTCCAGAGCTTCGACTGGGGCGCGCTGATGGAGATGCGCCGTACCGCGCCGTGGCTGAAGCTGGTCGCGCTCACCCAACCCGGCTTCCTCGAGGTGGGGCAGCCGGGCAGGTCGCCGTGGCTCGGCGGCCTGGATATCGACGACTTCGGCGGCAGCCCGGTGCGCGCGGCGAAGTCCTTCGGCGCCCATGCGCTGTCCCCGGTGCACGGCTACCCGCAGGGCGGCGGCGTGACCGACCCGGACTACGTCCCGTTCACCACCGAGGAGCTGGTGGACGAGGCGCACCGGGCCGGGATGAGAGTGGTGCCGTGGACCGTCAACGACAAGGCGACCATGCACAAGCTGATCGACGACGGCGTGGACGGGATCATCACCGACTACCCGGACCGGCTGCGCGAGGTGGCCGCGGACCGTGGCTTCCGGCTGCCGCGGTCCTACCCCGCCCGCCGCTAG
- a CDS encoding RNA polymerase sigma factor: MTVPAGVVEHLFRHSAGRITATLARTLGADRLDLAEDCVADALEQALRTWPHCGIPDNPSAWLFRAARNRALDLLRRERTLRAKLPALADLSAAGTPATGDAELALMLLCCHPELPQVSQVALTLKTVGGLGVPEIAGALLTRPATVAQRLVRAKRWLRECGQRVELPPPDALPGRVDSVLAVLYLLFTEGYRATSGDAAVRGELCGEAIRLGRLLLADRRTDLPRARALLALMLLQAGRLPARVDECGELVLLPEQDRDRWDRALVAEGTRTFATACAGPELSAYHVEAAIALCHVAAETPERTDWPRILELYDQLLELRPSPVTRLNRAIALAMVHGPAAGIAELEALEDEPRLATYLPLPTAFGALYLRAGQPHLAADHYRRALLLPCSEPQRRFLLRKLAECG, translated from the coding sequence ATGACCGTACCGGCCGGCGTGGTGGAGCACCTGTTCCGGCACAGCGCGGGGCGGATCACCGCCACGCTGGCCCGTACCCTCGGCGCGGACCGGCTCGACCTCGCCGAGGACTGCGTCGCCGACGCGCTGGAGCAGGCGCTGCGCACCTGGCCACACTGCGGCATACCGGACAACCCGAGTGCCTGGCTGTTCCGCGCCGCCCGCAACCGCGCCCTCGACCTGCTGCGCAGGGAACGCACGCTACGCGCGAAGCTGCCCGCGTTGGCCGATCTGAGTGCCGCGGGTACCCCGGCAACCGGGGACGCGGAGCTGGCACTGATGCTGCTGTGCTGCCACCCGGAGCTGCCCCAGGTGTCCCAGGTGGCGCTCACCCTGAAGACCGTCGGCGGGCTCGGCGTGCCGGAGATCGCCGGCGCCCTGCTGACCAGGCCGGCGACCGTGGCCCAGCGGCTGGTGCGGGCGAAACGCTGGCTGCGCGAGTGCGGGCAACGGGTCGAGCTGCCGCCACCGGACGCCCTTCCCGGTCGGGTGGACAGCGTGCTGGCGGTGCTGTACCTGCTGTTCACCGAGGGCTACCGCGCCACCAGCGGGGACGCCGCCGTACGCGGCGAGCTGTGCGGGGAGGCGATCCGGCTCGGCAGGTTGCTGCTCGCCGACCGGCGCACCGACCTGCCACGGGCGCGAGCGCTGCTCGCGCTGATGCTGCTGCAGGCGGGCAGGCTGCCGGCCAGGGTGGACGAGTGCGGCGAGCTGGTGCTGCTGCCCGAGCAGGACCGCGACCGCTGGGACCGGGCACTGGTCGCCGAGGGCACCCGTACCTTCGCCACCGCCTGCGCCGGTCCGGAACTGTCCGCGTACCACGTGGAAGCCGCGATCGCGCTGTGCCACGTCGCCGCCGAGACCCCGGAACGCACCGACTGGCCCCGGATCCTCGAACTGTACGACCAGTTGCTCGAGCTGCGGCCGTCCCCGGTCACCCGGCTGAACCGGGCGATCGCGCTGGCCATGGTGCACGGGCCCGCGGCAGGGATCGCCGAGCTGGAGGCGCTGGAGGACGAGCCGCGGCTGGCCACGTACCTGCCGCTGCCCACCGCCTTCGGGGCCCTGTACCTGCGGGCGGGGCAGCCACACCTGGCCGCCGACCACTACCGCCGCGCGCTGCTGCTGCCCTGCTCGGAGCCGCAACGCCGGTTCCTGCTGCGCAAGCTGGCCGAGTGCGGCTGA
- a CDS encoding bifunctional helix-turn-helix transcriptional regulator/GNAT family N-acetyltransferase, producing the protein MNERVPADRVAEVRAFNRLYTRVIGVLDEGLVGTPYTLGEARLLFEVAQHDLTEVTDLRRELDLDPGYASRLLAKLERRGLLVRERSAADGRRQTVRLTDEGRRTQADLEERSTAQVGELLAGLAEEDQRRLLAAMGTIGGLVGAHRRDSRNTSVLLRPPRAGDLGWVVHRHGVRYAAECGLDHTFEALVARVVAEYGQARDTARQAAWIAELDGEPVGSIFCMPGPEGHLAKLRLLLLEPRARGRGIGGQLVEGCLAFARTVGYTAIELWTIDELLAARRIYQEAGFELVEEKPEHRFGRDIVGQTWRRAL; encoded by the coding sequence ATGAATGAGCGGGTGCCTGCCGACCGGGTGGCCGAGGTCAGGGCGTTCAACCGGCTCTACACCCGGGTGATCGGGGTGCTGGACGAGGGGCTGGTCGGCACGCCCTACACCCTCGGCGAGGCGCGGCTGCTGTTCGAGGTAGCCCAGCACGACCTCACCGAGGTGACCGACCTGCGCCGGGAGCTGGACCTCGACCCCGGCTACGCCAGCCGCCTGCTGGCCAAACTGGAGCGGCGGGGCCTGCTGGTCAGGGAACGCTCCGCCGCCGACGGCAGGCGGCAGACAGTCCGGCTCACCGATGAGGGCAGGCGAACGCAGGCGGATCTCGAGGAACGCAGCACCGCTCAGGTCGGGGAGTTGCTGGCCGGGCTCGCCGAGGAGGATCAGCGGCGGTTGCTGGCCGCCATGGGCACGATCGGCGGGTTGGTCGGTGCGCACCGGCGGGACTCCCGGAACACCTCCGTGCTGCTGCGCCCACCGCGGGCAGGGGACCTCGGCTGGGTGGTGCACCGGCACGGCGTGCGCTATGCCGCCGAGTGCGGCCTGGACCACACCTTCGAGGCGCTGGTGGCGCGGGTGGTCGCCGAGTACGGGCAGGCGCGGGACACCGCACGCCAGGCGGCGTGGATCGCCGAGCTGGATGGGGAGCCGGTGGGCTCGATCTTCTGCATGCCGGGGCCGGAGGGGCACCTCGCGAAGCTGCGGCTGCTGCTGCTCGAACCGCGGGCCCGCGGGCGGGGTATCGGCGGGCAACTGGTGGAGGGCTGCCTCGCCTTCGCCCGCACGGTCGGCTACACCGCGATCGAGCTGTGGACCATCGACGAACTCCTCGCCGCCCGCCGGATCTACCAGGAAGCCGGGTTCGAGCTGGTCGAGGAGAAGCCGGAACATCGCTTCGGCCGCGACATCGTCGGGCAGACCTGGCGGCGTGCGCTCTAA
- the mctP gene encoding monocarboxylate uptake permease MctP yields MQWVELTIFCVLFLLVTVLGFVASRWRAAATLDHLDEWGLGGRKFGSWITWFLIGGDLYTAYTFVAVPALLFGAGAMGFFAMPYTIIAYPLVFLPLLRLWSVSRARGYVTPADFVRGRYGSPTLALLVAVTGIVATMPYIALQLVGLEAVLRTMGFNESGLLGHLPLLIAFVILALYTYQSGLRAPALIAFVKDVLIYVVILVAVFYLPAKLGGWSEIFGAAQEKFAATPSPNDGILLNGNNQLQYATLALGSALALFLYPHAATGALASRGRDVLKRNMSALPAYSVLLGLLALLGFAAIAAGTKPLMNNATGRPDGNTIVPNLFSDMFPSWFAGIAFAAIGIGALVPAAIMSIAAANLWTRNIYKEYLKRGATPRQEARQAKAASLVVKFGAVLFIVGIDPQYAIDLQLIGGVIILQTLPAVAIALYTRWLHRWGLVAGWVVGMGWGLYLLYTIPNPAAGKDHFGGSALALGKLNLFGWEPFAGSPVQIYVGIVALAANLVVAALVTLLARRLKVFPGLDTTHGEDYHVDEHDENLRPVGSG; encoded by the coding sequence ATGCAGTGGGTTGAGCTGACCATCTTCTGCGTGCTGTTCCTGCTGGTCACCGTGCTCGGCTTCGTCGCGTCCCGGTGGCGGGCCGCGGCCACCCTCGACCATCTGGACGAATGGGGGCTCGGCGGCCGCAAGTTCGGCTCCTGGATCACCTGGTTCCTGATCGGCGGCGACCTCTACACCGCCTACACCTTCGTCGCGGTGCCCGCGCTGCTGTTCGGCGCCGGCGCGATGGGCTTCTTCGCGATGCCCTACACGATCATCGCCTACCCGCTGGTGTTCCTGCCGCTGCTGCGGCTGTGGTCGGTGTCCAGGGCGCGTGGCTACGTCACCCCCGCCGACTTCGTGCGTGGCAGGTACGGTTCGCCGACGCTGGCCCTGCTGGTGGCGGTGACCGGAATCGTCGCCACCATGCCGTACATCGCGCTGCAGCTGGTCGGGCTGGAGGCGGTGCTGCGCACCATGGGGTTCAACGAGTCCGGCTTGCTCGGCCATCTTCCGTTGCTGATCGCCTTCGTCATCCTCGCGCTGTACACCTACCAGTCGGGGCTGCGCGCGCCGGCGCTGATCGCGTTCGTCAAGGACGTGCTGATCTACGTGGTCATCCTGGTCGCGGTGTTCTACCTGCCGGCCAAGCTCGGCGGCTGGAGCGAGATCTTCGGGGCGGCGCAGGAGAAGTTCGCCGCCACGCCCTCCCCGAACGACGGGATCCTGCTGAACGGGAACAACCAGCTCCAGTACGCCACCCTGGCGCTGGGCTCGGCGCTCGCGCTGTTCCTCTACCCGCACGCCGCGACCGGGGCGCTCGCCTCTCGCGGCCGGGATGTGCTGAAGCGGAACATGTCCGCGCTGCCCGCCTACTCGGTGCTGCTCGGGCTGCTCGCCCTGCTCGGCTTCGCTGCGATCGCGGCGGGCACCAAGCCGTTGATGAACAACGCCACCGGCCGGCCGGACGGCAACACCATCGTGCCGAACCTGTTCAGCGACATGTTCCCTTCCTGGTTCGCCGGCATCGCCTTCGCCGCGATCGGGATCGGCGCGCTGGTGCCCGCGGCGATCATGTCCATCGCGGCGGCCAACCTGTGGACCCGCAACATCTACAAGGAGTACCTCAAGCGGGGTGCCACCCCGCGGCAGGAGGCCAGGCAGGCCAAGGCCGCCTCGCTGGTGGTGAAGTTCGGCGCGGTGCTGTTCATCGTCGGCATCGACCCGCAGTACGCGATCGACCTGCAACTGATCGGCGGGGTGATCATTCTGCAGACCCTGCCCGCGGTGGCCATCGCGCTGTACACCCGCTGGCTGCACCGGTGGGGCCTGGTCGCGGGATGGGTCGTCGGCATGGGCTGGGGCCTCTACCTGCTCTACACCATCCCCAACCCGGCCGCGGGCAAGGATCACTTCGGCGGCTCGGCGCTGGCGCTCGGCAAGCTGAACCTGTTCGGCTGGGAGCCGTTCGCCGGGTCACCGGTGCAGATCTACGTCGGCATCGTCGCGCTGGCAGCCAACCTGGTGGTGGCCGCACTGGTCACCCTGCTGGCTCGCAGGCTGAAGGTGTTCCCCGGGCTGGACACCACGCACGGGGAGGACTACCACGTGGACGAGCACGACGAGAACCTACGCCCGGTCGGCAGCGGGTGA
- a CDS encoding peroxidase-related enzyme (This protein belongs to a clade of uncharacterized proteins related to peroxidases such as the alkylhydroperoxidase AhpD.) translates to MGDQVSRFGTVEPEELPADLRGRIEAIAEKSGFVPNIFRALGHRPAELRAFLDYHDALMERPDGLSKAERELVVVATSGANHCTYCVVAHGAILRIRAKDPELADRVSSNPWQVDLDRRGRAIVDLALALARDSARFGEEQVAAARAAGLTEDEIWDVGAIAALFAMSNRLAHLTALRPNPEFYGMGR, encoded by the coding sequence ATGGGTGACCAGGTGAGCAGGTTCGGCACCGTCGAACCAGAGGAGCTACCCGCGGACCTGCGCGGGCGGATCGAGGCGATCGCGGAGAAGTCCGGGTTCGTGCCGAACATCTTCCGCGCGCTCGGGCACCGCCCCGCCGAGCTGCGGGCGTTCCTGGACTACCACGACGCACTGATGGAGCGGCCGGACGGCCTGAGCAAGGCCGAGCGGGAGCTGGTGGTGGTGGCCACCTCCGGGGCGAACCACTGCACCTACTGCGTGGTGGCGCACGGCGCGATCCTGCGGATCAGGGCCAAGGACCCGGAGCTGGCGGACCGGGTGTCCAGCAACCCCTGGCAGGTGGACCTGGACCGGCGCGGCCGGGCGATCGTCGACCTCGCGCTCGCGCTGGCGCGGGACTCCGCCCGGTTCGGCGAGGAGCAGGTGGCCGCGGCCCGCGCCGCCGGGCTGACCGAGGACGAGATCTGGGACGTCGGCGCGATCGCGGCGTTGTTCGCCATGTCCAACCGGCTGGCGCACCTGACCGCGCTGCGGCCCAACCCGGAGTTCTACGGGATGGGGCGCTAG
- a CDS encoding ceramidase domain-containing protein yields the protein MDWTAYVDNYCERIAPGLWGEPLNTVSNLAFLVAAVLIWRKARTAADPRLARTLAVLLGLIFLASTAFHALAVRWAAAADSGFILVFVLYYAVLFPRLFFGVRRRLAWLAAPAFIAFTALVTAVFASIGFGSSYLAPLLGLFAFALLLAFARDRTLRPYWRNFALAGGVFTVSLSLRTADHSVCGSFPPGTHFLWHLLNACVLYLVSHTALRRAEQARPASPAADRA from the coding sequence GTGGACTGGACGGCTTACGTCGACAACTACTGCGAGCGGATCGCGCCGGGGCTGTGGGGAGAGCCGCTGAACACCGTCAGCAACCTGGCCTTCCTGGTCGCGGCGGTACTGATCTGGCGGAAGGCACGGACCGCCGCCGACCCGCGGCTCGCCCGCACGCTGGCCGTGCTGCTCGGCCTGATCTTCCTGGCCAGCACCGCCTTCCACGCGCTCGCGGTGCGCTGGGCCGCGGCCGCGGACTCCGGATTCATCCTGGTGTTCGTGCTGTACTACGCGGTGCTGTTCCCCCGGTTGTTCTTCGGGGTGCGGCGGCGGCTGGCCTGGCTGGCCGCGCCCGCGTTCATCGCCTTCACCGCGCTGGTCACCGCGGTGTTCGCGAGTATCGGGTTCGGCTCCAGCTACCTGGCCCCGCTGCTCGGCCTGTTCGCCTTCGCGCTGCTGCTGGCCTTCGCCAGGGACCGCACGCTGCGGCCGTACTGGCGGAACTTCGCGCTGGCCGGCGGGGTGTTCACGGTGTCGCTGTCACTGCGCACCGCCGACCACTCGGTATGCGGCAGTTTCCCGCCCGGCACACACTTCCTGTGGCACCTGCTGAACGCCTGCGTGCTGTACCTGGTCTCGCACACCGCGCTGCGCCGCGCCGAGCAGGCGCGGCCCGCGTCACCCGCTGCCGACCGGGCGTAG